In Leptospira kanakyensis, a genomic segment contains:
- a CDS encoding DUF1761 domain-containing protein yields the protein MLQIIFNLNWIAIGLAFLVYFFLGYIWFTVLFAKPYRFSLGKENETQEPLAPIFIIGPGICTLFNLVTTAVLFSALQINQMADALRWGSLIGIGYLAANTFTIAINPNIPRPILYGIISSAYHLVGINIAAMILVPNF from the coding sequence ATGTTACAAATTATATTCAATTTGAATTGGATTGCTATCGGATTGGCATTCCTTGTCTATTTTTTTCTAGGTTACATTTGGTTTACTGTTCTTTTTGCAAAACCGTATAGATTTTCTCTTGGAAAAGAAAACGAAACACAGGAACCACTCGCACCAATATTTATCATTGGCCCTGGAATTTGTACTCTATTCAATTTAGTCACCACAGCGGTTTTGTTCTCCGCCTTGCAAATCAATCAAATGGCCGATGCACTCCGATGGGGATCTTTGATTGGAATTGGATATTTAGCTGCCAATACCTTTACTATCGCCATCAATCCAAACATTCCGAGGCCCATTCTATATGGCATCATTTCCAGCGCCTACCACCTCGTAGGAATCAATATCGCTGCTATGATTTTGGTTCCAAATTTTTAA
- a CDS encoding helix-turn-helix domain-containing protein has translation MIPTVIEYKPQSQLSPYIESYLFIQCDEDFNKSILPHHSFVLTIKLKGNHHYRIQSKLNHLPPISLSGLRKTVKHNTLSKGTEIIIVKFQPWGAFSLFNMSMYELNEIGISGFDLFAKTDLNDLHSKLQETKDNHSKIHHLENFLLKTIKNKTMDRRILESISQMNHSQGTIKIKDIASIVNLSIDTFEKKFREVIGNTPKQFSSIIRMNSVIREIPKYNSFTKLAYDFGYFDQSHFIKEFKSFTGKTPTEFLA, from the coding sequence ATGATCCCAACTGTCATTGAATACAAACCACAATCACAGCTCAGTCCATATATTGAGAGTTATCTGTTCATTCAATGTGATGAGGATTTTAATAAGTCAATTTTGCCACACCACTCATTTGTACTGACAATTAAACTCAAAGGGAATCATCACTATCGGATCCAATCAAAACTGAATCATTTGCCTCCTATCTCTTTATCCGGGCTTAGAAAAACGGTAAAACACAATACACTCTCCAAAGGAACCGAGATCATAATTGTTAAGTTCCAACCATGGGGAGCATTTTCATTGTTCAATATGTCTATGTATGAATTGAATGAAATTGGAATTTCTGGATTTGATTTATTTGCTAAAACTGATTTAAATGACCTCCACTCAAAACTTCAGGAAACAAAGGACAATCATTCAAAAATCCATCATCTCGAGAATTTTCTATTAAAAACAATCAAAAACAAAACCATGGATCGAAGGATTTTAGAATCGATATCTCAAATGAATCATTCGCAAGGAACAATTAAAATCAAAGACATTGCCTCCATTGTGAATTTAAGTATCGATACCTTTGAAAAGAAATTTCGAGAAGTGATCGGAAATACTCCCAAACAATTTTCTTCCATCATAAGAATGAATTCGGTGATTCGAGAAATTCCCAAATATAATTCTTTCACAAAACTTGCTTATGATTTTGGATATTTTGACCAATCACATTTCATAAAAGAATTCAAATCGTTCACAGGCAAAACACCCACAGAATTTTTAGCGTAA
- a CDS encoding FN3 associated domain-containing protein: protein MRNHVYLVLFISLFTSYCFPIPGTNSQTGSNVFALLFGLVGGSPSSSSQNLTPGTAVDLSGDGKPDGTLVDSNGDGVSDGINLTGGTTPNLILIDTNGDGIPDAVDTNGDGLPDYYISPNPPGFLTTGPGGTGNPVVIIVDANGNPLGFDTDGDGTPNDTAIVTILSDTTPPTITSSLLTGTFSTTQTTTLTCSDNKAPGSIVYTLDASAPTFAPKNGTIITKSSQAVSLSTEGSHTLQAICRDLAGNVSTPISIVYTIDTKIPALTLVSQSSSAISASAGAISSSTATWRSDRSGSFTVREGSSCDSGTIATTGSATANVDQGFVRSHTHFTGEGTKTYRICVTASNGLTGFVSVSLQRDDTAPTVTADPGAGSYGVATSVSLSCSDTGGSGCEQIAYAVQAGSAPTNPTIQGTTGTVSSGTLYTAAFAMTDGAITYTKFVARDKAGNVSGVSSQNYTVDTQVATITVNSHTAAINGSSNVSLSWQSSKAGTYQIRLGGSSCSTGTALTNTGSDANVTGNALATTDITSTIVNSHFSEGENTIRICVANLVGSFGSTTRTTSKDTTAPIVTMASPSGSGPFASGTQLQLSCSDTSGSGCDKIIYTLNGTEPTFDGSGAVTNGTVYSSPVALSNGSNQVKYLARDLAGNLSTAGNQSFHVGPPNAPAFVEAQAGGTSAIVKWWPVAGATSYTVYYSTSPGVTTASSSFGPVTDPNATITGLTGGTLYYFRVVVNNALGSSAVSMFEASAITTTTPPGTNTVGIHVDISAGQGSNSAGSGSISGAIPSANIDSINRKLLVVTVNDSNNGKPSLFRCDLDGSNCTHSDLSAGQGTNSGRNPNAAIDFVNQKLLVVARNGANDNKPSLYRCDLNGLNCTHSDISASQGTNSAGDSASHKYGPKIVIDDYNQKLLVVTTNDANNGKLSLFRCNLDGNSCSHTDISAGQGSNSALYPSVKIDPINKKLLVVTTGIGTGTNPNLYRCNLDGTNCTHTDISLGNTNGLFPSLNVDTIRKKIMVAVHFGTIGGGTSGGGKPGLIQCDLDGTNCTYVDISYNSGMLTSHRYMSSTLDLLNQKILVVYQDHNIRHKPRLTRCDFNGSNCTHTDISVGQADYSGTYPDALINPFDGKLFVVTQNGVNARKPSLFIW from the coding sequence ATGCGAAACCATGTTTATCTAGTTCTTTTCATTTCTTTATTCACCAGTTATTGTTTTCCAATTCCTGGTACTAACTCTCAAACAGGCTCGAATGTATTTGCTTTATTGTTTGGTCTCGTCGGCGGCTCCCCTTCTTCCTCTTCTCAAAACCTAACACCTGGAACCGCAGTCGATCTGTCAGGTGATGGAAAACCCGATGGAACCTTAGTCGATTCTAATGGAGACGGAGTTTCCGATGGAATCAATCTGACCGGTGGAACCACTCCCAACCTAATCCTGATCGATACCAATGGCGATGGAATTCCCGATGCCGTTGATACGAATGGAGATGGCTTACCTGATTATTATATTAGTCCCAATCCACCCGGTTTTCTCACCACAGGGCCTGGGGGAACAGGAAATCCTGTGGTCATCATAGTGGATGCAAATGGAAATCCGTTAGGTTTTGATACCGATGGGGATGGAACGCCGAACGATACGGCTATCGTCACCATTTTGAGTGATACCACTCCCCCAACCATCACCAGTTCCTTGTTAACCGGAACTTTTTCCACAACACAAACCACAACTCTCACTTGTTCCGATAACAAAGCTCCAGGATCGATTGTTTATACCTTGGATGCATCGGCTCCAACCTTCGCGCCGAAGAATGGAACCATCATCACAAAATCTTCCCAAGCAGTTTCCCTCTCCACAGAAGGAAGCCATACCCTCCAAGCCATCTGTCGTGACTTAGCAGGAAACGTTTCTACACCCATTAGCATTGTCTATACGATCGATACCAAGATTCCAGCTCTCACTCTTGTCAGCCAATCTTCGTCTGCCATTAGTGCCAGCGCTGGTGCAATCTCTAGTTCCACTGCCACTTGGAGGTCGGACAGGTCTGGCTCTTTTACCGTTCGAGAAGGAAGTTCTTGTGATTCAGGAACTATTGCGACAACAGGATCTGCTACCGCCAACGTAGACCAAGGATTTGTTCGTTCCCATACTCATTTCACTGGCGAAGGTACAAAGACATATCGCATCTGTGTGACTGCATCCAATGGACTGACAGGATTTGTTTCTGTTAGTTTGCAACGAGATGATACAGCACCCACTGTGACTGCGGATCCAGGTGCAGGAAGTTATGGAGTAGCCACTTCAGTTTCTCTATCCTGTTCCGACACAGGTGGTTCTGGATGTGAGCAGATTGCTTATGCTGTCCAAGCTGGTTCAGCTCCAACAAATCCGACGATCCAAGGAACAACGGGAACTGTAAGTAGTGGAACCTTATACACAGCAGCTTTTGCCATGACAGATGGTGCCATCACCTATACAAAGTTTGTGGCTCGGGACAAAGCGGGAAATGTTTCTGGAGTCAGTTCACAAAACTATACTGTGGATACGCAGGTGGCAACCATCACTGTGAATTCCCATACAGCAGCCATCAATGGATCTTCGAATGTATCGCTCAGCTGGCAAAGTTCCAAAGCTGGAACTTACCAAATCCGTCTAGGCGGATCTAGTTGTTCTACTGGAACGGCTCTAACCAATACAGGAAGTGATGCCAATGTTACTGGAAATGCCTTGGCGACTACGGACATTACTTCAACAATCGTAAACTCTCATTTTAGCGAGGGTGAAAATACCATCCGCATTTGTGTCGCAAATCTTGTAGGAAGCTTTGGATCAACCACTCGCACAACTAGTAAAGACACTACGGCTCCTATTGTCACGATGGCATCTCCATCTGGATCAGGTCCGTTTGCCTCAGGAACACAACTCCAACTTAGTTGTTCTGACACGAGTGGAAGTGGATGTGATAAAATTATTTATACACTGAACGGCACAGAACCTACGTTTGATGGAAGTGGTGCAGTCACCAATGGGACTGTGTATTCTTCGCCTGTTGCGCTTTCCAATGGTAGCAACCAAGTCAAATACTTGGCACGTGACTTGGCAGGAAACCTAAGCACTGCAGGGAACCAAAGTTTTCATGTGGGCCCACCGAATGCTCCTGCTTTTGTAGAAGCACAAGCAGGAGGAACGAGTGCGATTGTAAAATGGTGGCCTGTGGCTGGTGCTACATCGTACACTGTGTACTACAGTACAAGTCCTGGGGTGACAACAGCTTCGTCGAGTTTTGGGCCAGTGACTGATCCCAATGCAACGATTACGGGACTTACTGGTGGGACTTTGTATTACTTTAGAGTGGTGGTGAATAACGCCTTGGGAAGCAGTGCCGTTTCAATGTTTGAAGCAAGTGCGATTACAACAACGACACCTCCTGGAACAAATACAGTAGGAATCCATGTCGATATTTCTGCTGGGCAGGGATCAAATTCAGCCGGTTCTGGATCCATTTCTGGAGCGATTCCTTCAGCAAATATAGATTCCATCAACCGAAAGTTATTGGTTGTGACAGTGAATGATTCCAATAATGGCAAACCAAGCCTTTTTCGATGCGATTTAGATGGATCCAATTGCACCCACTCAGATTTATCTGCGGGACAAGGAACCAACTCGGGACGTAACCCAAATGCAGCGATAGATTTTGTGAATCAAAAGTTGTTAGTTGTAGCAAGAAATGGTGCCAATGACAACAAACCAAGCCTTTATCGTTGTGACTTAAATGGATTAAATTGTACTCATAGCGATATCTCGGCGAGCCAAGGAACGAATTCTGCTGGAGACTCAGCCTCACACAAATACGGGCCAAAAATTGTCATCGATGATTACAATCAAAAACTCCTAGTTGTAACAACAAATGATGCAAACAACGGCAAACTTAGTTTATTTCGTTGTAACCTAGACGGGAATAGTTGTTCTCATACTGACATTTCTGCGGGACAAGGAAGTAACTCGGCACTCTATCCATCTGTAAAAATTGATCCAATTAACAAAAAGCTATTAGTTGTAACAACGGGCATTGGCACCGGTACAAATCCTAATTTATATCGCTGTAATTTGGATGGAACTAATTGTACGCATACCGACATCTCACTAGGAAATACGAATGGATTATTTCCTAGTCTAAACGTGGATACTATTCGCAAAAAAATAATGGTAGCAGTACATTTTGGTACGATTGGCGGAGGAACCAGCGGAGGTGGTAAACCAGGTTTAATTCAATGTGATTTGGATGGCACTAACTGCACATACGTAGATATTTCTTATAACTCAGGTATGTTGACAAGTCACAGATATATGAGCTCAACTCTTGATCTACTAAATCAAAAAATCTTAGTTGTATACCAAGACCATAACATTAGACACAAGCCGAGATTAACAAGATGCGATTTTAATGGATCGAACTGTACACATACTGATATATCGGTAGGACAGGCAGATTATTCTGGCACATATCCAGATGCATTAATCAATCCGTTTGATGGAAAGTTATTTGTAGTCACCCAAAATGGTGTAAACGCTAGAAAACCTTCCTTATTTATCTGGTAA
- a CDS encoding DUF1993 domain-containing protein, whose product MNESIVYEISINSFKKGLENLISILEKAESFAETKKFPFENLLGSRLFPDQFQLTKQIQIACDTAKLCVSRISGKEAPVHDDSETNLKELKQRISSVIQYLGTYKAEDFKSAFETKISLPRWEGKYLTGFEYLTNHAIPNFYFHITTAYAILRHNGVEVGKKDYLGEMPFKK is encoded by the coding sequence ATGAATGAATCCATTGTCTACGAAATCTCTATCAATTCTTTTAAAAAAGGACTTGAGAACTTAATTTCAATTTTAGAAAAAGCAGAAAGTTTTGCCGAAACTAAAAAATTTCCTTTTGAGAACTTACTGGGTTCACGACTCTTCCCTGACCAATTCCAATTAACAAAACAAATCCAAATTGCTTGTGACACTGCGAAACTTTGTGTTTCTCGGATATCGGGCAAAGAAGCACCGGTTCACGATGATTCAGAAACAAACCTAAAGGAACTAAAACAAAGAATCAGTTCGGTGATCCAATACTTAGGTACGTATAAAGCAGAAGATTTCAAATCAGCCTTTGAAACAAAAATATCTCTACCAAGATGGGAAGGAAAATATCTGACTGGTTTTGAATATCTAACAAACCATGCGATCCCAAATTTCTATTTCCACATAACAACTGCCTATGCGATTCTCCGGCATAACGGAGTAGAAGTTGGGAAAAAAGATTATTTAGGTGAGATGCCATTTAAGAAATAA
- the pckA gene encoding phosphoenolpyruvate carboxykinase (ATP), protein MSVSTNLKGLAELGLKPSEVFHNLSYEEIYQHELNNKEGVTSDNGTMMVDTGIFTGRSPKDKYFVDEPSSQNNIWWGPVNTKVSEAIFNELYAEVTKFLDNKKLYVFDGHAGTNDDTRISLRVVTERAWQHHFCTNMFLRPTKEELAKLNPEFTIINASGYKNTKYKEHGLNSDVFVIFHLAKKICIIGGTEYGGEMKKGIFSVMNYYLPLKNVLTMHCSANVGKDGDSALFFGLSGTGKTTLSTDPHRKLIGDDEHGWDDNGIFNIEGGCYAKTINLDPKTEPEIYAAIRRDALLENVVFDAGTKKVDYSSAAKTENTRVSYPIFHIDNIQPGSKAGHPNTVIFLTYDAYGVLPAVSKLSIEQAMYHFLSGYTAKVAGTERGVKEPQATFSACFGQAFMTLHPTYYAKLLGEKMKKHKVNAYLINTGLVGGKYGVGKRMNLPATRQIINEILNGNIEKSEFEKHPVFQVSFPKTIEGVDSHILNPRNAWENKEDYDKTAADLAKQFVENYKKYLTGSKEFDYSQYGPVA, encoded by the coding sequence ATGTCAGTATCTACTAATCTAAAAGGCCTTGCTGAACTCGGCCTAAAACCATCCGAAGTCTTCCATAACTTATCTTACGAAGAAATTTACCAGCACGAATTGAACAACAAAGAAGGTGTTACTTCTGATAACGGAACGATGATGGTAGATACCGGAATTTTTACGGGTCGCTCCCCTAAAGACAAATACTTTGTCGATGAACCTTCTTCCCAAAACAACATTTGGTGGGGCCCGGTCAATACAAAGGTTTCTGAAGCCATCTTCAACGAACTTTATGCAGAAGTAACCAAATTCCTAGATAACAAAAAACTTTATGTTTTTGATGGTCATGCTGGAACTAACGATGACACACGTATCTCTCTCCGTGTTGTCACTGAAAGAGCTTGGCAACACCACTTTTGCACAAACATGTTCCTTCGCCCTACAAAAGAAGAACTCGCAAAACTAAATCCAGAATTTACTATCATCAACGCTTCTGGTTACAAAAACACAAAATACAAAGAACACGGCCTTAACTCCGATGTATTTGTGATTTTCCACTTAGCAAAAAAGATCTGTATCATTGGTGGAACTGAATACGGTGGGGAAATGAAAAAAGGGATTTTCTCTGTCATGAACTACTACCTACCGCTCAAAAACGTGCTTACTATGCACTGTTCAGCTAACGTTGGTAAGGATGGAGACAGCGCTCTTTTCTTTGGTCTTTCTGGAACAGGAAAAACAACTCTTTCTACTGACCCGCACCGCAAACTCATTGGTGATGATGAACATGGTTGGGACGATAACGGAATCTTCAACATTGAAGGTGGATGTTATGCAAAAACCATCAACCTAGATCCAAAAACAGAACCAGAAATCTATGCTGCGATCCGTCGTGATGCTCTTCTTGAAAACGTTGTGTTTGATGCAGGAACTAAAAAAGTAGATTACTCTTCTGCTGCGAAAACAGAAAACACACGAGTTTCTTACCCAATTTTCCACATCGACAACATCCAACCAGGATCTAAAGCAGGTCACCCGAACACTGTGATCTTCCTTACTTATGATGCTTACGGTGTTCTTCCTGCGGTTTCTAAACTTTCTATCGAACAAGCAATGTATCACTTCCTTTCTGGTTACACAGCTAAGGTTGCGGGAACTGAGCGCGGTGTGAAAGAACCACAAGCAACTTTCTCTGCTTGTTTCGGTCAGGCGTTTATGACTCTTCACCCAACATACTATGCAAAGTTACTCGGTGAAAAAATGAAGAAACACAAAGTAAATGCATACCTAATCAACACAGGTCTTGTTGGTGGAAAGTATGGTGTAGGAAAACGTATGAACCTTCCTGCGACTCGCCAAATCATCAATGAAATCCTGAACGGAAACATTGAAAAATCCGAGTTCGAAAAACACCCAGTATTCCAAGTTTCTTTCCCAAAAACCATCGAAGGTGTGGATTCACATATCCTCAACCCACGTAACGCTTGGGAGAACAAAGAAGATTACGACAAAACAGCTGCTGACCTTGCAAAACAATTCGTTGAGAACTACAAAAAATACCTTACTGGTTCCAAAGAATTTGACTACAGCCAATACGGTCCAGTAGCGTAA
- a CDS encoding RDD family protein, translating into MNQKPNNHYTARILAKFFDIKAAELLSIHLTDFILVHIEGEILNQILPYILAFIVFLVYDTSFQFFANGSLGKKIFNIHLVSKENENQQIPITTIFNRSFYVCCFGLGFMIPKISTLFVLFNILYLFKNGTTHWDKVLKLKPVFKPISIGRMVLIAFCFFILLNSYYQLIKEYF; encoded by the coding sequence TTGAACCAGAAACCTAACAACCACTATACTGCCCGTATTCTCGCGAAATTTTTTGACATTAAAGCCGCAGAATTATTATCGATCCATTTGACAGATTTTATTTTAGTTCATATTGAGGGAGAAATATTAAACCAAATTCTCCCATATATACTGGCTTTTATTGTATTCCTTGTATATGATACTTCCTTCCAATTTTTTGCCAATGGCAGTTTAGGAAAAAAGATTTTTAATATCCACTTAGTATCAAAGGAAAATGAAAACCAACAGATACCCATCACAACAATTTTCAACCGTTCATTTTATGTTTGTTGCTTCGGATTGGGCTTTATGATTCCAAAAATTTCAACTTTATTTGTTCTATTTAACATATTGTACTTATTCAAAAATGGAACTACACATTGGGATAAAGTATTAAAACTCAAACCAGTTTTCAAACCCATATCAATAGGTCGAATGGTATTGATTGCCTTTTGTTTTTTCATATTATTGAATTCATACTATCAATTGATCAAAGAATATTTTTAA